A part of Streptomyces sp. NBC_01210 genomic DNA contains:
- a CDS encoding DUF397 domain-containing protein, protein MHHAYNGIAATELHGVVWQKSRHSNSQGSCVEFAKLPGGDVAMRNSRHPDGPALVYTPAEIEALLLGVKDGEFDHLIVGS, encoded by the coding sequence GTGCACCACGCGTACAACGGCATCGCGGCCACGGAGCTCCACGGGGTCGTCTGGCAGAAGAGCAGACACAGCAACTCCCAGGGCTCGTGCGTGGAGTTCGCCAAGCTGCCGGGCGGAGACGTGGCGATGCGCAACTCACGGCACCCCGACGGCCCCGCACTCGTATATACGCCCGCGGAGATAGAAGCGTTGCTTCTGGGCGTCAAGGACGGGGAGTTCGATCACCTGATCGTGGGGAGCTAG
- a CDS encoding ATP-binding protein, whose product MGMNGSTMLEPLRQGLPPIDPAAVSSSASCALPARYEAVRGARQFTKATLGQWDLSDRFDDVALVVSELVTNALRHALPADAQREVQEPPVRLHLMHWTSRLVCAVRDPSHVSPGTGESDDIPFPDPSGAAESGRGLFLVDSFSDSWGWHPLAGALHGKVVWALFLLG is encoded by the coding sequence ATGGGGATGAATGGATCGACCATGCTCGAGCCGTTACGGCAGGGGCTTCCCCCCATCGATCCCGCAGCGGTTTCCAGCTCAGCCTCGTGCGCCCTGCCCGCCCGCTATGAAGCGGTGCGCGGAGCACGGCAGTTCACCAAGGCGACGCTCGGCCAGTGGGATCTGAGCGACAGATTCGACGATGTCGCGCTGGTCGTCTCCGAACTCGTCACCAACGCCCTGCGGCACGCACTGCCCGCGGACGCTCAGCGGGAGGTTCAGGAACCGCCCGTACGGCTGCACTTGATGCACTGGACCAGCCGGCTGGTGTGTGCGGTGCGCGACCCCAGCCATGTCAGTCCCGGAACCGGCGAGAGCGACGACATCCCTTTTCCCGACCCCAGTGGTGCGGCCGAGTCGGGCCGCGGTCTGTTCCTGGTGGACTCCTTCAGCGACAGCTGGGGCTGGCACCCGCTCGCCGGGGCGCTCCACGGAAAGGTTGTCTGGGCGCTGTTCCTGCTGGGCTAG